From the genome of Flavobacterium luteolum, one region includes:
- a CDS encoding FKBP-type peptidyl-prolyl cis-trans isomerase, translating to MNKFKYYFVLLLAGIAIVSCNKSDDDKSVVVPVRDYAEQYKADNDSIEKYLKTNYITVTDNYDVTIAKIPAGGTQTSIWEQQEYPLKYREVASRGVNYKVYYLSFREGVGERPCNFDEITVSYTGTLLDGTQFDSSYGLERDFNLDIYLTNPIIDGWPEIMPQFRVGTRNPAGADGSFTYDGYGAGVMFLPSGLGYYGNPPAGIPVYSPLVFSFKLLALKRSDIEYSSSAQAKIGDGVPTYLEDLNGDGYLYDPRDTARYPTLTDDKIEDTDKDGIPDFLDFDDDGDGYTTRFEITKPTDQIGWGTLDGSPFYFGIRNYYPWDPMNDDSATPNVDETEPRGIPSRPSGGLTDPTKPESITNPAKFVPEDYTKPGRLRIHLDKTYPYQKN from the coding sequence ATGAATAAATTTAAATATTATTTTGTTTTGTTACTCGCTGGTATTGCCATCGTTTCTTGTAATAAAAGCGATGATGATAAATCGGTAGTGGTTCCTGTGAGAGATTATGCAGAGCAGTATAAAGCAGATAATGATTCTATTGAAAAATATTTAAAGACAAATTATATTACAGTAACAGATAATTATGATGTTACAATAGCAAAGATTCCAGCAGGAGGAACGCAAACTTCTATTTGGGAGCAGCAGGAGTATCCTTTAAAATATAGAGAGGTTGCTAGCCGTGGAGTTAATTACAAAGTTTATTATCTAAGTTTTAGAGAAGGTGTTGGTGAGAGACCATGCAATTTTGATGAGATTACTGTTTCGTACACAGGAACGCTTTTAGACGGTACTCAATTTGATAGTTCTTACGGATTAGAACGTGATTTCAATTTAGATATTTATCTTACAAATCCTATTATAGATGGCTGGCCTGAGATTATGCCACAATTTAGAGTTGGGACTCGTAACCCAGCTGGCGCTGATGGAAGTTTTACATATGATGGATATGGTGCTGGAGTAATGTTTTTGCCATCAGGCTTAGGGTATTATGGGAATCCCCCGGCAGGTATTCCTGTTTATTCTCCTTTAGTATTTAGTTTTAAATTACTTGCTTTAAAACGATCTGATATTGAGTATAGTTCGTCTGCGCAAGCGAAAATAGGTGATGGTGTGCCAACTTATTTGGAAGATCTTAATGGTGATGGTTATCTTTATGATCCGAGAGATACTGCAAGATATCCTACTTTGACAGATGATAAAATAGAAGATACTGATAAAGACGGAATTCCGGACTTTTTGGATTTTGATGATGACGGAGATGGTTATACAACTCGATTTGAAATTACAAAGCCTACTGATCAGATAGGTTGGGGAACATTGGATGGGTCACCTTTTTATTTTGGAATAAGAAACTATTATCCTTGGGATCCAATGAACGATGATTCTGCTACGCCAAATGTTGATGAAACTGAACCGAGAGGAATTCCTAGTAGACCAAGCGGAGGTTTAACTGATCCTACAAAACCTGAATCAATAACAAATCCTGCTAAATTTGTTCCAGAAGATTATACGAAACCTGGAAGATTAAGAATTCATTTGGATAAAACATATCCTTATCAAAAGAATTAA
- a CDS encoding RNA-binding S4 domain-containing protein: protein MRIDKYLWCVRYYKTRNMVTEACKKNQITVNGQVAKPSKEVFPTDRITFRKDQITQIITVLDIPQSRVGAKLVDIYRKNETPPEAYAHLELLKLSKEHYRRSGTGRPTKKDRRDIDDYGDEIYDDEEEETE from the coding sequence ATGAGAATAGATAAATACTTGTGGTGCGTTCGTTATTACAAGACCAGAAACATGGTTACTGAAGCCTGCAAAAAGAATCAGATCACTGTAAATGGGCAGGTTGCAAAACCATCAAAAGAAGTTTTTCCTACGGACCGAATTACTTTTAGAAAAGATCAAATTACACAAATTATAACGGTTTTAGATATTCCGCAAAGCCGTGTTGGAGCAAAATTGGTTGATATTTACCGAAAAAATGAAACGCCGCCAGAAGCTTATGCACATTTAGAGCTATTAAAACTATCTAAAGAACATTATAGAAGAAGTGGTACCGGACGTCCAACTAAAAAAGACCGAAGAGACATTGATGATTACGGAGACGAAATTTACGATGACGAAGAAGAGGAAACTGAATAA
- a CDS encoding phosphoribosyltransferase domain-containing protein — MSNNIILTHQEIEHKIKRIAYQIYETFVDEEEVVIAGIASNGFVFAEKVASALSSISTLKVSICEVKINKQNPQEAIQTSLTPEEYKNKGLVLVDDVLNSGTTLIYAVRHFLDVPLKKFKTAVLVDRNHKKYPVKADFKGISLSTSLLEHVQVVFNSENGDYAFLS, encoded by the coding sequence ATGAGTAACAATATTATTCTAACCCATCAGGAAATCGAACATAAAATAAAACGTATCGCTTACCAAATTTACGAGACTTTTGTAGACGAAGAGGAAGTTGTTATTGCCGGAATTGCTTCTAACGGATTTGTTTTTGCCGAAAAAGTTGCTTCGGCGCTCAGCAGTATCTCTACTTTAAAAGTTTCTATCTGCGAAGTCAAAATAAACAAACAAAATCCGCAAGAAGCGATACAAACTTCATTAACTCCTGAAGAATACAAAAACAAAGGACTAGTTCTGGTTGATGATGTCTTAAACTCGGGCACTACATTAATATATGCTGTTCGTCATTTTTTAGACGTTCCGCTTAAAAAATTCAAAACAGCAGTACTTGTTGACCGAAATCATAAAAAATATCCTGTAAAGGCAGATTTTAAAGGAATTTCGCTTTCAACTTCTTTATTAGAGCATGTTCAAGTAGTTTTTAATTCAGAAAATGGCGATTATGCTTTTTTAAGCTAA
- a CDS encoding shikimate kinase, which produces MKKIVLLGYMGCGKSTIAQNLSKITNIPFLDLDKCIEERANLSINEIFEKHGEVYFRKLEHEMFVELLQSSENNIIGLGGGAPCYANNHELLKGDDVVSIYLKASIDTLYSRLVHNKSKRPLIANMNEEEMKEFIAKHLFDRSYYYNQAKHKVSVDDKSVEETVQDILEILA; this is translated from the coding sequence ATGAAAAAAATTGTACTGTTAGGTTACATGGGTTGCGGAAAGTCAACAATTGCCCAAAATTTGTCAAAAATTACAAATATTCCGTTCTTAGATTTGGATAAATGTATCGAAGAAAGAGCAAATTTATCCATAAATGAGATTTTTGAAAAGCACGGGGAAGTGTATTTTCGAAAATTAGAGCACGAAATGTTTGTAGAATTACTGCAATCTTCTGAAAATAATATTATCGGATTAGGTGGAGGAGCTCCATGTTATGCCAATAATCATGAATTATTAAAAGGGGATGATGTTGTATCTATATATTTAAAAGCATCTATTGATACTTTATATAGTAGATTGGTGCATAATAAAAGCAAACGTCCTTTGATTGCTAATATGAATGAGGAGGAAATGAAAGAGTTTATCGCGAAACATTTATTCGACAGAAGTTATTATTACAATCAGGCAAAACATAAAGTTTCGGTAGATGATAAATCTGTCGAAGAAACGGTTCAGGATATTTTAGAAATCTTAGCTTAA
- a CDS encoding tetratricopeptide repeat protein, whose product MKNLLLASLIMMSCSIWAQSATGYFDKAIKKAEAGNTKGAIADYTKAISMNSKFVEAYQNRGVAKFKLNDLKGAQADFSKTIELDNMNADAFTGRANVNYKLQDYQGTIDDCTASLGLNPKDYVAYNLRGLAYNKIGDKKNSCKDFSKAIELGSQSAIKNKATFCK is encoded by the coding sequence ATGAAAAACCTACTATTAGCATCACTTATCATGATGTCTTGCTCTATCTGGGCACAATCTGCAACTGGCTATTTTGACAAAGCCATAAAAAAAGCTGAAGCTGGCAACACCAAAGGCGCAATTGCCGATTACACGAAAGCCATTAGCATGAATTCTAAATTTGTCGAAGCTTATCAGAATCGTGGCGTGGCAAAATTCAAGCTAAATGATTTAAAAGGAGCTCAAGCCGATTTTAGCAAAACAATCGAACTAGACAACATGAATGCCGACGCCTTTACAGGAAGAGCCAATGTGAATTACAAATTACAAGACTATCAAGGAACTATTGACGACTGTACAGCTTCTTTAGGTTTAAATCCGAAAGATTACGTTGCTTACAACCTAAGAGGTTTGGCTTACAACAAAATTGGCGATAAGAAAAACTCTTGCAAAGATTTCAGCAAAGCAATTGAGCTTGGAAGTCAGAGTGCTATAAAAAACAAAGCTACTTTTTGTAAATAA
- a CDS encoding MerR family transcriptional regulator encodes MINNIKTVFSIKDLENLSGIKAHTIRIWEKRYNILEPMRTDTNIRFYNLHNLQKLLNITLLHEYGYKISKIATYPEEKIPQLVREIISKKNSQNYAITSFKMAMMNFDQELFFNTFDWLITEKTFKEVFKEHFLPLLKELGLLWQSETITPANEHFMSHLIKQKILIYTESLQIRKPIKTDRIFVLSLPLNEIHQIGLLYLQYEILDKGYKTIYLGESMPIENLQDLTKHFENITFISFMTVQPDRSVINQYVKSMGQKLLQENNEIWLMGKMVEHIDQKVLSDRIRIFDSMEETINML; translated from the coding sequence ATGATAAACAATATTAAAACTGTTTTCAGTATTAAAGATCTTGAGAACTTATCTGGAATAAAAGCGCATACCATACGCATCTGGGAAAAGAGATACAACATCCTTGAACCAATGCGAACCGACACTAATATTAGATTTTACAACCTTCATAATCTGCAGAAACTTTTAAATATTACGTTACTGCACGAATACGGATATAAAATTTCTAAAATTGCAACATATCCTGAAGAAAAGATACCACAACTGGTACGCGAAATAATCTCGAAGAAAAACTCTCAAAACTACGCTATCACCTCTTTTAAAATGGCGATGATGAATTTTGATCAAGAGTTATTCTTTAACACATTCGATTGGCTTATTACAGAAAAAACATTTAAAGAAGTTTTTAAAGAACATTTTTTACCGCTTTTAAAAGAGCTTGGATTATTGTGGCAATCTGAAACCATCACTCCTGCAAATGAACATTTTATGAGTCATTTAATTAAGCAGAAAATCTTAATTTACACAGAGAGTCTTCAGATCAGAAAACCAATCAAAACCGATCGCATTTTTGTTTTATCACTTCCGTTAAACGAAATTCACCAGATCGGATTATTGTACTTGCAGTATGAAATTCTTGATAAAGGTTACAAAACCATTTATCTTGGAGAAAGCATGCCGATTGAAAACCTTCAGGATTTAACCAAACACTTTGAGAATATTACGTTTATTTCTTTTATGACTGTTCAGCCAGACAGAAGCGTAATCAATCAATATGTTAAATCGATGGGCCAGAAATTATTGCAGGAAAACAACGAGATCTGGCTTATGGGTAAAATGGTCGAACACATTGACCAAAAAGTCCTTAGCGACAGAATCCGCATTTTCGATTCCATGGAAGAAACTATTAACATGCTTTAA
- a CDS encoding phytoene desaturase family protein, whose protein sequence is MRKTIQIIGSGFSSLAAACYLAQQGNTVTVYEKNNTIGGRARQFKEDGFTFDMGPSWYWMPDVFERFFQDFDKKPSDYYELIKLNPAYRVYFGINDFISIYDNLQEIKRTFETIEKGSGQKLQNFIDQAKSNYDIAIKNLVYRPGISPLELITKETALKLDQFFKNVSADIRKNFKNERLIQILEFPVLFLGAKPDKTPSFYNFMNYADFGLGTWHPKTGMFDVIRGIEKLALELGVTIKTNSPIEKIIVENKTATGIVINGETIKADIVLSGADYQHSETLLDSEHRMYSEKYWENRVFAPSSLLFFIGFDKKIENISHHALFFDVDFNQHAAAIYDQPKWPEAPLFYANFPSKTDKAAAPDGMESGFFLIPLAPGIEDTEELREEYFEKIISRFEELTQQKIKNNIIFKRSFCKNDFVADYNAYKGNAYGMANTLLQTAFLRPKLKSKKVRNLYFTGQLTVPGPGVPPALISGKLAAELIQKSFRS, encoded by the coding sequence ATGAGAAAAACTATCCAAATAATAGGCTCAGGCTTCTCTTCTTTAGCAGCCGCATGTTACCTTGCTCAACAAGGAAACACGGTTACTGTTTACGAAAAAAACAATACAATTGGCGGGCGCGCAAGACAATTTAAAGAAGATGGTTTTACTTTTGATATGGGACCAAGCTGGTATTGGATGCCAGATGTGTTTGAACGCTTTTTTCAGGATTTCGATAAAAAACCTTCTGATTATTATGAACTGATAAAATTAAATCCTGCTTATAGGGTTTATTTTGGGATCAATGATTTCATCAGTATCTACGACAATCTTCAAGAAATAAAACGCACATTTGAAACCATAGAAAAAGGAAGCGGTCAAAAACTGCAAAACTTTATTGATCAAGCCAAAAGCAATTATGATATTGCGATTAAAAATTTAGTTTATCGTCCTGGAATTTCTCCTCTCGAATTAATTACTAAAGAAACCGCATTAAAGCTTGATCAATTTTTCAAGAATGTAAGTGCTGATATTCGCAAAAATTTTAAAAATGAAAGACTGATTCAGATCTTGGAGTTTCCAGTTTTATTTCTTGGAGCTAAACCTGACAAAACACCTTCATTTTATAATTTTATGAATTATGCCGATTTTGGCCTCGGAACCTGGCATCCAAAAACAGGAATGTTTGATGTTATTCGAGGAATCGAAAAACTGGCTTTAGAACTTGGCGTTACAATTAAAACCAATTCACCAATAGAAAAAATTATTGTTGAGAATAAAACTGCAACTGGAATCGTAATTAATGGCGAAACTATAAAAGCAGATATTGTTTTAAGCGGAGCAGATTATCAGCATTCTGAAACTTTACTTGACAGCGAACACAGAATGTATTCTGAAAAATATTGGGAAAACAGAGTTTTTGCACCTTCTTCTCTCCTATTTTTTATTGGTTTTGATAAAAAAATAGAAAACATTTCGCATCATGCTTTGTTTTTTGATGTCGATTTCAATCAGCACGCAGCAGCTATTTATGATCAACCGAAGTGGCCAGAAGCTCCATTGTTCTATGCTAACTTTCCATCTAAAACAGATAAAGCTGCGGCACCAGACGGAATGGAATCTGGATTTTTCTTGATTCCGCTTGCACCTGGAATCGAAGATACTGAAGAACTGAGAGAAGAATATTTTGAAAAAATCATTTCTCGTTTTGAAGAACTTACCCAGCAAAAAATTAAAAATAACATTATCTTTAAGAGATCATTCTGTAAAAACGACTTTGTTGCCGATTATAATGCCTACAAAGGAAATGCTTACGGAATGGCCAATACTTTATTGCAAACGGCTTTTTTGAGACCAAAATTAAAAAGCAAAAAAGTCAGGAATCTATATTTTACAGGACAATTAACCGTTCCTGGTCCAGGTGTTCCGCCTGCTTTAATTTCAGGAAAACTAGCAGCTGAATTAATTCAAAAATCTTTTAGATCTTAA
- a CDS encoding phytoene/squalene synthase family protein, whose product MKSLFDAVSFKCSKLVTKNYSTSFSLAVKMLSPSIRDAIYSIYGFVRFADEIVDSFHGYEKEYLIEDFEKEYYKAMELGISLNPILNSFQQTVKEYNITDDLVQAFLKSMKMDLIKSNYQTQTEYIDYIYGSADVVGLMCLKVFVTGKEHKYEQLKYEAMRLGSAFQKVNFLRDLKDDNTILNRSYFPGINLNNFNEDSKNQIIKEIEEDFRIAYQGIVKLPIEAKFGVYTAYVYYKKLLKKLKNTPYYEIGNARIRVSNYTKAGLLAQSFVTYKLKLV is encoded by the coding sequence ATGAAATCACTATTCGACGCCGTTTCTTTCAAATGCAGCAAATTGGTTACCAAAAATTACAGCACTTCATTTTCTCTTGCTGTAAAAATGCTTTCGCCAAGTATTCGTGATGCTATTTACAGCATTTACGGATTTGTACGTTTTGCCGATGAAATTGTAGATTCATTTCACGGCTACGAAAAAGAATACCTGATTGAAGATTTTGAAAAAGAATATTATAAAGCTATGGAATTAGGCATTAGCTTAAATCCTATTTTGAATTCTTTCCAGCAAACGGTAAAAGAATATAATATTACAGACGATTTGGTTCAGGCATTTTTAAAAAGCATGAAAATGGATCTCATAAAATCGAATTACCAAACACAAACCGAGTACATCGATTACATTTATGGTTCTGCCGATGTTGTAGGTCTCATGTGCCTAAAAGTTTTTGTAACTGGAAAAGAGCACAAATACGAACAGCTGAAATACGAAGCCATGCGTTTAGGATCGGCTTTTCAGAAAGTAAATTTTCTTAGGGATTTGAAAGACGATAATACCATTTTAAACCGTTCTTATTTTCCTGGCATTAATCTGAATAACTTCAATGAAGATTCAAAAAATCAGATTATAAAAGAAATTGAAGAAGATTTTAGAATTGCCTACCAAGGAATTGTAAAGTTGCCTATCGAAGCCAAATTTGGAGTTTATACCGCTTATGTTTATTATAAAAAATTACTCAAAAAGCTAAAAAACACACCATATTACGAAATTGGAAATGCTAGGATTCGAGTTTCTAATTATACAAAAGCTGGGCTTCTGGCGCAGTCTTTTGTGACTTATAAATTGAAGCTTGTATAA
- a CDS encoding sterol desaturase family protein: MISFLIFLGVFLFMECVTWLTHKYVMHGFMWYFHADHHQPKYENTFERNDIFFVIFATPSIILFYFGVEGGFNYLFFIACGITLYGACYFLIHDVLIHQRFKWFKNTKNKYLIGLRKAHKIHHKHLQKEKGECFGMLFVPFKYYKM; this comes from the coding sequence ATGATTTCTTTTTTAATCTTTTTAGGCGTTTTTCTATTTATGGAATGTGTGACCTGGCTAACACATAAATATGTTATGCATGGTTTTATGTGGTATTTTCATGCTGATCATCATCAGCCGAAATATGAAAACACTTTTGAACGCAACGATATTTTCTTCGTCATTTTTGCCACTCCGAGTATTATTTTATTCTACTTTGGTGTCGAGGGCGGATTCAATTACTTGTTTTTTATTGCATGTGGCATTACACTTTATGGCGCTTGTTATTTTTTAATTCACGATGTTTTAATTCATCAGCGATTTAAATGGTTTAAAAACACCAAAAACAAATACCTCATCGGACTTAGAAAAGCTCATAAAATACACCACAAACATTTACAAAAAGAAAAAGGAGAATGTTTCGGAATGTTGTTCGTACCATTTAAATATTATAAAATGTAG
- a CDS encoding SRPBCC family protein, whose protein sequence is MKLYKIVTVQHINASVEECWDFFSSPKNLQTITLDNMNFQIQDYDGKRMYHGQIITYTLKPLFGIKMSWVTEITACQENEYFVDIQQFGPYKLWHHKHFFEPTPDGGTKMTDIVHYALPFGILGRIMNRLVVRNKLKSIFDYRYNKIEELFNSKK, encoded by the coding sequence ATGAAATTATACAAAATAGTAACCGTACAACATATCAATGCTAGCGTAGAAGAGTGCTGGGATTTTTTCTCAAGTCCAAAAAACCTTCAAACTATTACACTCGATAATATGAATTTCCAAATTCAGGATTACGACGGAAAGCGCATGTATCACGGACAAATTATTACCTACACTTTAAAACCGCTTTTCGGAATCAAAATGTCTTGGGTTACCGAAATTACAGCTTGCCAAGAAAACGAGTATTTTGTAGACATTCAGCAATTTGGACCTTATAAACTATGGCATCACAAACATTTCTTTGAACCAACACCAGACGGAGGAACCAAAATGACAGATATTGTTCATTATGCTCTCCCATTTGGAATTCTAGGCAGAATCATGAATCGCTTGGTCGTAAGAAACAAACTAAAAAGCATTTTCGACTACCGATATAATAAAATTGAAGAATTATTTAATTCGAAAAAATAA
- a CDS encoding cryptochrome/photolyase family protein, whose translation MTKQKVTLFWFRRDLRLEDNTGLFHALQSDFPVVPLFIFDDDILEHLPKNDARVTFIYDSLQKINAELNNLDSSILIKKGKTTDVWKSLIEEFDIQTVFFNKDYEPFAIKRDINITALLKENNIESFSFKDHVIFEEKEITKADGLPYTVYTPYKNKWLEKYHFSGSAPEYDIKPFQSNFARNQFNFPNLKEIGFERSSIKIKPHNLTQIANYKETRDFPALDSTSYLSPHLRFGTVSIRKLVNWANRKNQTFLSELIWREFFIQILFSFPNCVNHNFKSNYDGIQWRNNEEDFKRWCSGTTGYPMVDAGMRQLNETGYMHNRVRMVVASFLCKHLLINWQWGEAYFAEKLLDFELASNVGNWQWAAGTGCDAAPYFRVFNPEIQQQKFDPKGEYIRKWIPEFDFGYNEPMVDHAFARDRAIATYKAGILK comes from the coding sequence ATGACAAAACAAAAAGTTACTTTATTCTGGTTTAGACGTGATTTGCGTTTAGAAGACAACACAGGATTATTTCATGCCTTGCAATCAGATTTCCCTGTTGTTCCTCTTTTTATTTTCGACGATGATATTCTAGAACATCTTCCAAAAAATGATGCCAGAGTAACTTTCATTTATGATTCACTTCAAAAAATAAACGCAGAATTAAATAATCTTGATTCTTCCATCTTAATCAAAAAAGGAAAAACTACAGACGTTTGGAAATCACTAATTGAAGAATTTGATATTCAAACCGTTTTCTTTAATAAAGATTATGAACCTTTTGCCATCAAGCGTGATATAAACATAACTGCGTTATTAAAAGAAAACAACATTGAATCTTTTTCTTTTAAAGATCATGTAATTTTCGAAGAAAAAGAAATCACAAAAGCAGACGGACTTCCATACACCGTTTACACGCCTTATAAAAACAAATGGCTAGAGAAATACCATTTTTCGGGTTCTGCTCCTGAATATGACATCAAACCTTTTCAATCTAATTTTGCAAGAAATCAATTTAACTTTCCTAATTTAAAAGAAATTGGTTTTGAAAGAAGTTCCATAAAAATAAAACCACATAACTTAACACAAATAGCCAATTACAAAGAAACGAGAGATTTTCCAGCTTTGGACAGCACTTCTTATCTTTCACCACATTTACGTTTTGGCACTGTTAGTATTAGAAAATTAGTGAACTGGGCAAACCGAAAAAATCAGACATTTTTAAGTGAATTAATCTGGCGAGAATTCTTTATTCAAATTCTCTTTAGCTTCCCGAATTGTGTCAATCATAATTTCAAATCCAATTATGACGGAATTCAATGGCGAAATAATGAAGAAGATTTCAAGCGCTGGTGTTCTGGAACAACCGGATATCCGATGGTCGATGCTGGAATGCGTCAGTTGAATGAAACTGGATATATGCACAATCGCGTGCGTATGGTGGTAGCGAGTTTTTTATGCAAACATTTACTCATTAACTGGCAATGGGGCGAAGCTTATTTTGCAGAAAAACTTTTAGATTTCGAATTAGCTTCAAACGTAGGAAACTGGCAATGGGCAGCAGGAACGGGTTGTGATGCTGCGCCTTATTTCAGGGTTTTTAATCCCGAAATTCAGCAGCAAAAATTTGACCCAAAAGGAGAATACATCCGCAAATGGATTCCTGAATTTGATTTTGGTTATAACGAACCTATGGTTGATCATGCTTTTGCTAGAGATCGTGCGATTGCGACTTACAAGGCTGGGATCTTGAAATAA
- a CDS encoding ABC1 kinase family protein, whose protein sequence is MKTIDYIPTSKIERAGKLVQTGAKIGVNYVKHYAEKMVNPDLSRDKLNENNAEDIYDGLKSLKGSALKVAQMLSMDKNFLPQAYVEKFSLSQFSVPPLSAPLVLKTFKSNFGKTPYEIFDEFNPNSVNAASIGQVHLAKKGDKKLAVKIQYPGVANSISSDLALVKPIAIRMFNLQGKDSDKYFKEVEDKLIEETNYLLELKQSQEVVEACSKIENITFPNYYPEFSSEKIITMDWMTGIHLSEFTAKNTDQEAGDKLGQALWDFYMYQIHVLRKVHADPHPGNFLVDDQNQLIALDFGCMKQIPDDFYTPYFELINKNVITDEKLFNQKLFELEILRPDDTPAEIEYFTEMFHDLLSLFTKPFQNETFDFADEEFFSAIAQLGKRFSEDTNLKKMNGNRGSKHFIYMNRTFFGLYNLMFDLKAKIVVENYLKY, encoded by the coding sequence ATGAAAACAATCGATTATATTCCAACTTCAAAAATAGAAAGAGCGGGAAAATTGGTTCAAACGGGTGCTAAAATTGGTGTAAACTATGTAAAGCATTATGCCGAAAAAATGGTTAATCCAGATTTGAGCCGTGACAAACTCAACGAGAACAACGCCGAAGATATTTATGACGGACTAAAAAGCTTAAAAGGAAGTGCACTTAAAGTCGCTCAAATGTTAAGTATGGATAAAAACTTTCTTCCGCAAGCTTATGTAGAAAAGTTTTCGTTATCGCAATTTTCTGTACCGCCTCTTTCTGCGCCTTTGGTTTTAAAAACGTTCAAAAGCAATTTTGGAAAAACGCCTTATGAAATTTTTGACGAATTCAATCCGAATTCGGTAAACGCGGCAAGTATTGGTCAAGTGCATTTGGCAAAAAAAGGCGATAAAAAACTGGCGGTTAAAATTCAGTATCCAGGTGTTGCCAATAGTATTTCTTCTGATCTGGCTTTGGTAAAACCAATTGCAATAAGAATGTTTAATCTGCAGGGAAAAGATTCTGATAAATATTTTAAAGAAGTCGAAGATAAACTGATTGAAGAAACTAACTATTTGTTAGAATTGAAACAAAGCCAAGAAGTTGTTGAGGCTTGCAGTAAGATTGAAAATATTACTTTTCCGAATTACTATCCAGAGTTTTCATCAGAGAAAATTATTACGATGGATTGGATGACTGGAATTCATCTTTCTGAATTCACAGCTAAAAATACCGACCAAGAAGCGGGTGATAAATTGGGTCAGGCGCTTTGGGATTTTTATATGTATCAAATTCATGTTTTAAGAAAAGTGCATGCAGATCCGCATCCTGGAAATTTTTTGGTTGATGATCAAAACCAGTTAATCGCTTTAGATTTTGGCTGTATGAAACAAATTCCAGATGATTTCTACACTCCTTATTTCGAATTGATCAATAAAAATGTCATTACAGACGAGAAGCTTTTCAATCAGAAATTATTCGAATTGGAGATTCTTCGTCCAGATGATACGCCAGCAGAAATAGAATATTTCACCGAAATGTTTCATGATTTATTGTCTCTTTTTACGAAACCATTTCAAAACGAAACTTTCGATTTTGCCGATGAAGAATTCTTTAGCGCAATTGCCCAATTAGGAAAACGTTTTTCAGAAGATACAAATCTCAAAAAAATGAACGGAAATCGTGGCTCTAAACATTTTATTTATATGAATCGTACTTTCTTTGGTTTATATAATTTAATGTTTGATTTGAAAGCGAAAATCGTTGTGGAGAATTATTTAAAATACTAA
- a CDS encoding TetR family transcriptional regulator C-terminal domain-containing protein, with product MATKKKVITKDDIVSKYMEEVLEKGQKPKSVYHFAKENDFTEAEFYAFFGTLEGLEKEIFRLFFENTINLLHKNEEYQGYDMKNKMLSFYFTFFEILTANRSYVLQSLKMDKNPLKNLVQLTTLRNSFKEYVAEILTDDYRLEQERFQKFQEKAIQESSWVQLMMTIKFWMEDESPAFEKTDIFIEKSVNASFELMNVAPMNHLIDFGKFLFKEKVYSR from the coding sequence ATGGCGACTAAAAAAAAGGTAATTACCAAAGATGATATCGTTTCAAAATATATGGAAGAGGTTCTGGAAAAAGGTCAAAAACCAAAATCGGTTTATCATTTTGCCAAAGAAAATGATTTTACAGAAGCCGAGTTTTATGCTTTTTTTGGAACATTAGAAGGTTTAGAAAAAGAAATATTCCGACTGTTTTTTGAAAACACAATTAATCTTCTTCATAAAAATGAGGAATATCAGGGATATGACATGAAGAATAAAATGTTGAGTTTTTATTTTACTTTTTTTGAAATCCTGACTGCCAATAGAAGCTATGTTTTACAATCGCTTAAAATGGATAAAAATCCGCTTAAAAATTTAGTGCAGTTAACTACACTTCGAAATAGTTTTAAAGAATATGTTGCTGAAATCCTGACAGACGATTACAGATTGGAACAGGAAAGATTTCAAAAATTTCAAGAAAAAGCCATTCAGGAATCATCTTGGGTGCAATTAATGATGACAATCAAATTTTGGATGGAAGATGAATCTCCGGCTTTCGAAAAGACAGATATTTTTATTGAAAAATCTGTGAATGCTTCGTTCGAATTAATGAATGTTGCGCCAATGAATCATTTGATTGATTTCGGGAAATTTTTGTTTAAAGAAAAAGTATACAGCAGATAA